GAAGGGGGCCTCGTCCTCCACGCGGAACGAGACCAGCGGGGAGCGCCCCGGTTCATCCCCCTTGCCGCGCGGCCCGAAGTGACCTTCCGCTGCGCGATTCAGATGGGCGGTCAACGCCCCGAGGGGAATCCCGACCGGGCAGGCCTCGGTGCACCCGCCGCAATCGACGCAGCGGCCGGCCAGGTGGAAGGCCCGCGTGATGTTCCAGACCCAGTTTCCGTCAGGGGTCGAGGAGGAATCGATCCAGCGCGGCCGGGTCTTGTCGGCGACGCAGCGCAGGCACGAGCAGAGAGGACACCCCTCGCGGCAGGCGTTGCACCGGAGGCACTTCTCGAACTGCGCCGTCCAGAAGCGCCATCGCTCCGCAGCCGGACGGCCGATGCCGGGGACGTCGTAGAGCTCCCATGCCTCCTTGGACGAGTCCGCGGCGATGCCCTCCTCAGCATAGACGCGCACGCGCGCGGGATCGATCTGCTCCTCGGCGGCCAGGAGCGCGAGCGCGTCGCGATCCCGCGGGCCGGCGACGATGCCATAGGAGCCGATCGGATCCTCCCGGAGCCTGCGAACAAGGTAGACCACGAGAGAGCGACTCGGGTTCGGAGCATGACGCAGACGGTCGAGGCCGGCAGGGTCGGTGACCCACGTCGGCTGCAGGCTCCCTGCCCGCCGGCTCGTCCTGAAACCGAGAATCGCGCGGACGGATCCCGTCTCAAGGTCGGAGCGAAGAGGCGCGAGATCTCCGAGCGGCGCAGGCGCCTCCGCTCCGGGCCCGGCCCCGGCGTGTGGAGCCGGCCCGCTCCCCGACTCAGCGCCCTTCGTCGATCCGGCCGAGCCCGGCGACTCCCCCGCCGAAGCGAAGCCGGCGAAGGGTCCGACGGCCCGCACGGCGTCGGTCACCTTCTTCACGACATCGACGAACTTCCCCCCCTCCGCGGCCGACACCCAGGAGAAGTGCACCCTCTCGCGGTCGAGGCCCACGAAATCGAGCAGATCATGGAAGAGGATCCAGCGCCGGCGCGCGACGTAGTTGCCGCTCGTGTAGTGGCAGTCCCCGGGGTGACAGCCGGAGACGAGGATCCCGTCGGCGCCCATGCGAAAGGCCCGCAAGAGGAAGAGCGGGTCGATCCTTCCGGTGCACGGGAGCTTTACGATGCGAATCTGCGGCGGATACTTGAGCCGGCTCGTCCCCGCGAGATCGGCGCCGGCATAGGTGCACCACCTGCAGACGAATGCGATGATCCGGGGTTGCCAGGCCGCCGGGGACGGCGCCGCCGCCTGCGGGGCCTCCTGCTCATCATGCCGGGCGGATGTCGCCTCCGCAGAAGCTTCGGGAAGGGCGATCGTCCGGCTCCCATCGCTGCCTGTTGTCTGCGCGGTCATCCTCAACCCTCCAACTCAGGGAACCAAGGCGCCGATCTGCGCGAAGATCTGTTCGTCGGTGTAGCCGGCCAGCTCGATCGACTTCGAGGGGC
This genomic window from Candidatus Eisenbacteria bacterium contains:
- a CDS encoding hydrogenase iron-sulfur subunit; its protein translation is MTAQTTGSDGSRTIALPEASAEATSARHDEQEAPQAAAPSPAAWQPRIIAFVCRWCTYAGADLAGTSRLKYPPQIRIVKLPCTGRIDPLFLLRAFRMGADGILVSGCHPGDCHYTSGNYVARRRWILFHDLLDFVGLDRERVHFSWVSAAEGGKFVDVVKKVTDAVRAVGPFAGFASAGESPGSAGSTKGAESGSGPAPHAGAGPGAEAPAPLGDLAPLRSDLETGSVRAILGFRTSRRAGSLQPTWVTDPAGLDRLRHAPNPSRSLVVYLVRRLREDPIGSYGIVAGPRDRDALALLAAEEQIDPARVRVYAEEGIAADSSKEAWELYDVPGIGRPAAERWRFWTAQFEKCLRCNACREGCPLCSCLRCVADKTRPRWIDSSSTPDGNWVWNITRAFHLAGRCVDCGGCTEACPVGIPLGALTAHLNRAAEGHFGPRGKGDEPGRSPLVSFRVEDEAPFIL